In Gossypium raimondii isolate GPD5lz chromosome 12, ASM2569854v1, whole genome shotgun sequence, a single window of DNA contains:
- the LOC105764022 gene encoding uncharacterized protein LOC105764022 isoform X2, whose product MADSQLKQCQWNIRSSQYLGEISALCFLHLPSHLSSFPFLLAGTGSQVLLYDLESSMMIKSFQVFEGIRVHGLICSLLDNATLGCKVVVCGEKRVKLFNLTFELVSKSNTQSEFCVDLCLLHSLPRFTHWVLDALFLKDHCLAIGCSDNSVHVWDMLKSSLVLQVPSPDRCLLYSMRLWGDNLEALRIASGTIYNEIIVWKVICQHDSPTSTSSVKGCMNLSSSNSNFAKCYDQQYKAVHICRLVGHEGSIFRIVWSSNGVKLVSVSDDRSARIWTIHDHDDRREIVGPVLFGHSARIWDCCISDHLIVTAGEDCTCRVWGLDGKQLWVIKEHIGRGIWRCLYDPNSSLLVTAGFDSAIKVHRLHTSVCKTLDLEGDADSEDIIEGAQISITCIPNSMEHAGLMDSKSEYVRSLYFKCEDTIYVATNHGYLYHALLSETGDVKWTELVRVNGEVPIVCMDLLSASLSRNHCGVDDWVAVGDGKGNMTVVGITGNPSSPKVAFAFAWPAGAERQLLGTYWCKSLGSRYVFTTNPRGVLKLWRLYDPSISVCQDSQRISLIAEFPSSFGIRIMCLDASFEEEVLVCGDLRGNLILFPLSKDLLLCTAATSGVKISPLSYFKGAHGISTVSNISVSRLRHGQVEIRTTGADGCICYLEYDKDQESFEFIGMKQLKELSLIESVSADFKSADDLANRNYAAGFASTDFIIWNLLTEAKVLQIPCGGWRRPHSYYLGDVPEMRNCFAYVKDEIIYIHRHWLPGGCKTKFPRNLHLQFHGREMHSLCFVSENSQVQGNEEENLVDKSSWIATGCEDGTVRLTRFAPEMENWSASKLLGEHVGGSAVRSICFVSKTHIIPSDVSSRPGLEKGQNDTSDGKQNPCLLVSVGAKRVLTTWLLRNRSLDEEEEIYPEQKLNRCETGCKPTVKQCSSMSFRWLSTNMPIRSPSMEGRAKTMSATNKISSLDSDAKTGSTLIEKEGTKSKTCSVNKYEDDWRYLAVTAFLVKCAGSRLTVCFVVVACSDATLTLQALVLPHRLWFDVAILASMPSPVLALQHAVVPFCNLTHISSTYLVITGATDGNITFWDITESVETFVQRVSSLNIEKFIDCQKRPRTGRGSQGGRQWRSLNSSMSKRRLGGDSVTRKAGDVDNSDSNITPDTSSELNDLQKRSKNCSQAEHDTLLEPETSRTDSLTEICEIQPIHVMNNVHQSGVNCLHVSGDFQGSENCYLLNIVSGGDDQAVHCLQLKLTLSSTELDAKVVTSETIRSTIQSESIENIVDRSNKNQAPNHIRFLNQYRIPSAHSSAIKAAALLLG is encoded by the exons ATGGCGGACTCGCAGCTGAAACAATGCCAATGGAACATACGTAGCAGTCAATACCTCGGAGAAATCTCAGCCCTTTGTTTTCTCCACCTTCCCTCTCATCTctcttctttcccttttctcCTCGCCG GTACTGGTTCTCAAGTTCTTCTTTATGATCTAGAATCATCAATGATGATAAAATCTTTTCAAGTCTTTGAAGGCATTCGCGTACATGGACTCATTTGTAGCTTGCTTGATAATGCTACTTTAGGTTGTAAAGTAGTTGTTTGTGGtgaaaaaagagtaaaattatttaatttaacctttGAATTGGTGTCTAAATCAAATACCCAGAGTGAGTTTTGCGTCGACTTGTGTTTACTTCACTCTTTGCCCAGATTTACTCATTGGGTTCTGGATGCTTTGTTCTTAAAg GACCATTGTCTTGCTATTGGATGTAGTGACAACTCTGTTCATGTTTGGGATATGTTAAAGTCTAGTTTGGTTCTTCAAGTTCCATCTCCAG ATAGGTGCCTTTTGTATTCCATGCGATTATGGGGTGACAATCTTGAGGCTCTTCGAATTGCTTCtggtacaatttataatgag ATTATAGTCTGGAAAGTCATTTGTCAACATGATTCACCGACTTCAACAAGTTCTGTTAAAGGTTGCATGAATTTAAGCAGCTCAAATTCCAACTTTGCCAAGTGTTATGATCAGCAGTATAAAGCTGTTCATATATGTAGACTTGTGGGACATGAAGGTTCAATATTTCGCATTGTCTGGTCTTCCAATGGAGTCAAACTTGTTTCCGTGTCAGATGATCGGAG TGCTCGTATCTGGACAATACATGATCATGATGATAGAAGGGAGATTGTTGGTCCTGTGCTCTTTGGCCATAGTGCTCGGATTTGGGACTGCTGTATTTCTGATCAT TTAATTGTTACTGCTGGTGAGGACTGCACGTGTCGTGTGTGGGGTCTGGATGGAAAGCAGCTTTGGGTGATTAAGGAACATAT AGGAAGAGGCATTTGGCGATGTTTATATGATCCAAATTCTTCACTTCTTGTTACCGCTGGGTTTGACTCTGCTATTAAAGTTCACCGGTTGCACACTTCTGTTTGTAAGACATTGGACTTGGAAGGAGATGCTGATTCTGAAGATATAATTGAGGGAGCACAGATAAGCATTACTTGCATCCCAAATTCAATGGAGCATGCTGGACTCATGGACAG CAAAAGTGAATATGTGCGCTCcttgtattttaaatgtgaagatACCATTTATGTTGCTACGAATCATGGTTATCTCTATCATGCTCTATTATCTGAGACAGGGGATGTCAAATGGACTGAACTGGTCCGTGTCAATGGAGAGGTTCCAATTGTTTGTATGGATCTGTTGTCAGCAAGCCTTTCCAGAAACCATTGCGGTGTAGATGATTGGGTTGCTGTTGGAGATGGTAAAGGAAACATGACTGTTGTTGGAATCACTGGTAATCCTTCCTCACCCAAAGTGGCCTTCGCCTTTGCTTGGCCAGCTGGAGCGGAGAGGCAACTCTTAGGAACTTACTGGTGTAAGTCACTTGGATCTAG GTATGTCTTTACCACTAATCCCAGAGGAGTTTTGAAGCTGTGGAGGCTATATGACCCCTCGATATCTGTTTGTCAGGATTCTCAAAGAATATCCCTTATAGCTGAATTCCCTTCGAGCTTTGGAATACGAATTATGTGTTTGGATGCCTCATTTGAGGAAGAA GTACTAGTCTGTGGAGATCTGCGTGGTAATCTGATTCTGTTCCCTTTATCAAAAGACCTATTGCTATGCACGGCTGCCACTTCGGGTGTGAAGATATCTCCACTAAGTTATTTCAAAGGAGCTCATGGGATTTCGACTGTGTCCAACATTTCAGTTTCTAGATTGAGGCACGGTCAAGTTGAAATCCGAACG aCTGGAGCAGATGGGTGCATATGTTATTTAGAATATGATAAGGACCAAGAAAGTTTTGAATTTATAGGAATGAaacaattgaaagaattgagtttgattgaatctgtctCCGCTGATTTCAAGTCTGCTGATGATCTGGCAAACCGCAACTATGCTGCTGGTTTTGCGTCAACGGATTTCATAATATGGAATTTGCTAACTGAGGCAAAG GTTTTGCAAATTCCATGTGGGGGATGGCGACGTCCTCATTCCTATTACCTTGGTGATGTACCGGAGATGAGGAACTGTTTTGCATACGTCAAG GACGAAATTATCTATATTCATAGGCATTGGTTACCAGGAGGCTGTAAAACAAAATTCCCTCGGAATTTACACTTACAGTTTCATGGGAGAGAGATGCATTCCTTATGCTTTGTTTCTGAAAATTCGCAAGTTCAAGGAAATGAAGAGGAAAACTTAGTTGACAAATCTAGTTGGATTGCAACTGGATGTGAAGATGGAACTGTGAGGTTAACTAG GTTTGCTCCGGAAATGGAGAATTGGTCTGCATCTAAATTGCTTGGGGAACATGTTGGTGGATCTGCTGTTAGATCAATATGCTTCGTGTCAAAGACACATATAATTCCTTCTGATGTATCCAGCAGGCCTGGCTTGGAAAAGGGACAAAACGACACTTCAGATGGCAAACAAAATCCATGTTTGCTGGTTTCCGTTGGTGCAAAGCGTGTTCTGACAACTTGGTTACTAAGGAATAGGAGTCTGGACGAGGAGGAAGAAATATACCCTGAACAAAAGCTCAACAGATGTGAAACCGGGTGTAAACCAACAGTCAAACAGTGTTCATCGATGTCATTTAGGTGGCTTTCCACGAATATGCCAATAAGAAGTCCTAGCATGGAAGGAAGAGCAAAAACCATGAGTGCTACCAACAAAATTTCTAGCCTTGATAGTGATGCAAAGACTGGATCAACTCTTATAGAGAAAGAGGGAACAAAGTCAAAAACTTGCTCGGTGAATAAGTATGAAGATGATTGGAGATACCTTGCTGTAACTGCTTTTCTTGTTAAATGTGCCGGTTCCAG GTTGACTGTCTGTTTTGTTGTCGTTGCTTGTTCAGATGCCACGTTAACATTGCAGGCTCTGGTCTTACCACATAGATTATG GTTCGATGTTGCTATATTAGCTTCGATGCCATCCCCGGTTTTAGCATTGCAGCATGCAGTTGTCCCTTTCTGTAATTTAACCCATATTAGCAGCACGTACCTTGTGATAACTGGAGCTACTGATGGCAATATTACCTTTTGGGACATAACTGAGAGTGTTGAAACCTTTGTTCAACGAGTATCCAGTCTTAATATAGAGAAGTTCATTGATTGTCAGAAACGGCCACGTACAGGAAGAGGAAGTCAAGGAGGACGGCAATGGAGATCACTGAACAGTAGCATGTCTAAGAGAAGACTTGGTGGTGACTCGGTAACTAGAAAAGCTGGAGATGTGGATAATAGCGATTCAAATATTACACCTGACACATCTTCGGAATTAAATGACCTTCAAAAGAGGTCGAAGAACTGTTCTCAAGCCGAGCATGACACTTTGCTCGAGCCAGAGACCAGCAGAACCGATTCCTTAACCGAGATATGTGAAATACAGCCTATACATGTTATGAATAATGTACACCAATCTGGTGTGAATTGTCTCCACGTTTCAGGGGACTTCCAAGGTTCCGAGAACTGTTATCTGTTAAATATTGTCAGCGGGGGTGATGACCAAGCAGTTCATTGTCTTCAACTGAAGCTGACACTGTCATCGACTGAGTTAGATGCTAAAGTTGTGACCTCGGAAACAATAAGATCAACCATTCAGTCCGAAAGTATTGAGAACATTGTAGATCGTAGCAATAAGAACCAGGCCCCGAATCACATCAGATTCCTCAATCAATATAGAATCCCCTCAGCTCATAGTTCTGCTATAAAAG CAGCTGCGCTTCTTCTAGGCTGA